One window of Candidatus Methylocalor cossyra genomic DNA carries:
- a CDS encoding cytochrome-c peroxidase, producing MPLTVASDPRRVDIGERLFHDTRLSHDGRFSCATCHPLDRGGMDGRPRAVTPGGGPLRNTPTVFNVGLNPAYNWDGKAATLEEHTELVLSNPRLMHTTWPALLAKLCADAGYVAAFRAAYRQGLTPDTVVDAIASFERSLLTPNARFDRYLRGEHGALTESERAGYGLFKEYGCASCHQGVNVGGNVYQKFGIFADAAAKGGAAIDPGRFAITQVPRDRGVFRVPSLRNVAVTAPYFHDGRAATLEEAVETMARAQLGRTLSREATGLLVQFLRTLTGEYRGRPLAAPDAEAR from the coding sequence GTGCCGCTGACGGTCGCGAGTGACCCGAGGCGGGTGGACATCGGAGAGCGGCTGTTCCATGACACCCGCCTTTCGCACGACGGTCGCTTTTCCTGTGCCACCTGCCATCCCCTAGACCGCGGCGGGATGGATGGCCGGCCCCGCGCCGTGACGCCCGGCGGCGGCCCGCTGCGCAACACCCCCACGGTGTTCAATGTGGGGCTGAACCCGGCATATAACTGGGATGGCAAGGCAGCCACCCTGGAAGAGCATACCGAACTGGTCCTGTCGAACCCCCGTTTGATGCATACCACCTGGCCGGCGCTGCTCGCCAAGCTGTGCGCCGACGCGGGCTATGTGGCCGCGTTCCGCGCCGCCTATCGGCAAGGTTTGACGCCCGACACCGTGGTGGACGCCATTGCCAGCTTCGAGCGCTCCCTGCTGACGCCGAACGCCCGCTTCGACCGCTATCTTCGGGGCGAGCACGGCGCACTCACCGAGAGTGAACGGGCGGGATATGGGCTCTTCAAGGAGTATGGCTGCGCGTCTTGCCATCAAGGGGTGAATGTGGGCGGCAACGTCTACCAGAAATTCGGTATCTTTGCGGATGCCGCCGCTAAAGGCGGTGCGGCCATCGACCCGGGGCGCTTCGCTATCACCCAGGTACCCCGCGATCGCGGGGTATTTCGTGTCCCCAGTCTGCGCAATGTGGCGGTGACCGCTCCCTATTTCCATGACGGGCGCGCCGCGACGCTGGAGGAGGCGGTGGAGACGATGGCGAGGGCCCAGCTAGGAAGAACGCTGAGCCGGGAGGCGACTGGCCTGCTGGTCCAATTCCTGCGCACCTTGACCGGCGAATACCGGGGTCGACCGCTCGCGGCACCGGACGCGGAGGCGCGATGA
- a CDS encoding lysozyme, with product MALSPEEIRPEQTDDIEHTVRTVLRDILSRPSLTSEEPERAAPAPAGQGDGGETGPPTAVVPALPPVLRNLCKALASFFEAMGRDQDGKEAEEPAFTEAELEKAGASRLSDNGARFIARFEGVREKLYNDPAGHCTIGIGHLVHRGPCNGSEPAAFKRGITKQQAYALLRKDAQQFVDCVRKNVKVPLNQNQLDALTSFTFNLGCGNLERSTLLTKLNRGDYRSVPQELNKWVYAGGKKLPGLVRRRKAEGALFMKK from the coding sequence ATGGCCCTATCCCCAGAGGAAATCAGACCCGAGCAGACCGATGACATCGAGCACACTGTCCGCACGGTGCTCCGGGACATTCTTAGCCGGCCGTCGTTGACCTCGGAAGAACCCGAGCGGGCCGCCCCCGCGCCTGCGGGCCAAGGGGACGGCGGTGAGACCGGCCCACCCACCGCCGTCGTCCCCGCCCTTCCGCCGGTATTGCGCAATTTGTGTAAGGCACTCGCTTCCTTTTTCGAGGCCATGGGCCGCGACCAGGACGGTAAAGAGGCAGAGGAACCAGCCTTCACGGAGGCTGAGCTGGAGAAAGCCGGGGCGAGCAGGCTGTCGGACAACGGCGCACGGTTCATCGCCCGTTTCGAAGGCGTCCGCGAGAAGCTTTACAACGACCCGGCGGGTCATTGCACCATCGGTATCGGCCATCTGGTGCACCGCGGACCTTGCAACGGCTCGGAACCAGCAGCCTTCAAGCGGGGTATCACTAAACAGCAAGCCTATGCTTTACTGCGCAAGGATGCACAGCAGTTCGTGGACTGCGTGCGCAAGAACGTGAAGGTCCCGCTCAACCAAAACCAGCTGGATGCCCTGACATCCTTTACCTTCAACCTGGGCTGCGGCAACTTAGAGCGGTCAACGCTCTTGACCAAGCTGAACCGGGGCGACTATAGGTCCGTGCCCCAGGAGCTCAACAAATGGGTCTATGCCGGTGGCAAAAAGCTGCCGGGACTGGTACGGCGCCGAAAAGCGGAAGGGGCGCTGTTCATGAAGAAGTGA
- a CDS encoding CHAP domain-containing protein codes for MTREPTATIEQAVRGVLRGIADEVSEQWPSPASPAALDPSGLPPGGARPSPALPPALLGAVRKLSHTLTPESAKALAALFHAMADQTEQGRGATGVLTAEWARASDLILDNGDTDAPPVEGEEQQEAADQEAGTPEEPNTTPTAEDGPQDVPQDRAMGVPSEVDEEPFAESPLARARGRAVAKSVIKVAQSQLGYHEGSNNNTKYGRWYRLNHQPWCAMFVSWVAAKAGAGKAIPKFAYCPSGAAWFRKRRRWGQKPKVGAIVFYNYTGRIDHVGIVEAIRKGGSIVTIEGNTDDAVRRRVRRTRIVGYGYPAYS; via the coding sequence ATGACGAGAGAACCAACCGCCACCATCGAGCAGGCCGTTCGCGGTGTCCTCCGCGGCATTGCCGACGAGGTCTCTGAGCAATGGCCATCCCCCGCGAGCCCGGCGGCCCTGGACCCCAGCGGCCTGCCGCCCGGCGGAGCGCGGCCATCCCCAGCCCTTCCGCCGGCCCTCTTAGGGGCGGTGAGGAAGCTATCCCACACGCTCACCCCAGAATCGGCTAAGGCATTGGCCGCCCTGTTCCATGCCATGGCCGACCAAACGGAACAGGGCCGCGGGGCGACTGGAGTCCTCACCGCCGAGTGGGCCAGGGCGAGCGATTTGATCCTAGACAACGGCGATACCGACGCCCCTCCGGTGGAGGGCGAAGAGCAACAGGAAGCGGCGGATCAGGAGGCCGGCACCCCCGAGGAGCCTAACACCACGCCCACGGCCGAGGATGGCCCCCAGGATGTGCCCCAGGATCGCGCCATGGGGGTTCCGTCGGAAGTGGACGAGGAGCCCTTCGCCGAATCCCCTCTGGCACGAGCCCGCGGGCGGGCCGTCGCAAAAAGCGTGATTAAAGTGGCCCAATCCCAGCTCGGCTACCACGAGGGGTCGAACAACAATACCAAGTACGGTCGGTGGTACAGGCTGAATCATCAGCCCTGGTGTGCCATGTTCGTGTCCTGGGTGGCGGCCAAGGCGGGCGCCGGCAAGGCCATTCCCAAGTTCGCCTACTGTCCGAGCGGTGCCGCCTGGTTCCGCAAGCGCCGGCGCTGGGGACAAAAGCCCAAGGTCGGGGCCATCGTCTTCTACAACTATACGGGGAGGATCGACCACGTGGGGATCGTGGAGGCCATCCGCAAGGGAGGCAGTATCGTCACCATCGAGGGCAACACCGACGACGCGGTGCGCCGGCGCGTCCGCCGGACCCGTATCGTCGGCTATGGCTACCCGGCTTATTCCTGA
- a CDS encoding caspase family protein: MDDHTRPGVAKQALCIGINNYPGTGSDLAGCVNDANDWKAVLDQRGFAVRLLLDEQATHDAICQGIQRLLREAQPEATVVITYSGHGSWIPDRDGDEPDRRDEVLCPYDIAHNRPLVDDELYAIFAERKPGVRIVLISDSCHSGSVTRLAPPPEGGAGPRVRFLPPEHFLPAAALRRAAEVQGRRTQGTPRPFGGLLLSGCQDSEVSYDARFNGRPNGAFTYFALKALKALPPGARYRDWYQAIRAYLPNRSQPQTPNFEGTPAQKAWEIFATTRRYPPDETRTLQTDARLHPGSPAEWRDAHPTPRRATMATINANAEQATGIVEQTVRKVLRDVLNEVSYPAQPTRAAPPPPSEGDTPPPPEQGGGGATTLPPAVATALQAVLNSLSPEQAQALAGFFEAMGGQPGRGEDAWEEATPLTEEEIAEASTRPDVPDNP; the protein is encoded by the coding sequence ATGGACGATCACACCCGGCCCGGTGTGGCCAAGCAAGCGCTTTGCATCGGCATCAATAACTATCCCGGCACTGGCAGCGATCTTGCGGGCTGCGTCAACGATGCCAACGACTGGAAGGCGGTCCTGGATCAACGCGGCTTCGCCGTTCGGCTGCTCTTGGACGAGCAGGCCACCCATGACGCCATATGCCAAGGGATTCAGCGGCTCCTGCGGGAAGCCCAGCCCGAAGCTACCGTGGTCATCACCTACTCCGGCCATGGCTCCTGGATTCCCGACCGGGATGGGGACGAGCCGGACCGGCGCGACGAGGTACTCTGCCCCTACGACATCGCGCACAACCGGCCCCTGGTGGATGACGAGCTGTACGCGATCTTCGCCGAGCGGAAACCCGGGGTACGCATCGTCCTCATCTCGGACTCCTGCCACTCCGGTTCGGTCACCCGCCTCGCACCGCCCCCGGAGGGTGGGGCGGGCCCCCGGGTGCGTTTCCTTCCCCCGGAACATTTCCTGCCGGCGGCGGCGCTCCGGCGGGCGGCAGAGGTCCAGGGGCGCCGCACACAGGGCACGCCGCGCCCCTTCGGCGGCTTGCTCTTGAGCGGCTGCCAGGACAGCGAGGTGAGCTACGATGCCAGGTTCAACGGGCGGCCCAACGGGGCATTCACCTATTTTGCGCTGAAAGCCCTAAAAGCACTCCCGCCCGGCGCCCGTTACCGGGACTGGTATCAGGCTATCCGCGCCTATCTGCCGAACCGGAGCCAGCCGCAAACGCCCAATTTCGAAGGCACCCCCGCCCAGAAGGCTTGGGAGATTTTTGCAACGACAAGGAGGTACCCACCCGACGAGACTCGAACCCTGCAAACGGATGCCCGTCTCCACCCCGGATCGCCAGCGGAGTGGAGAGACGCCCACCCAACCCCGAGGAGAGCCACGATGGCAACGATCAATGCCAATGCCGAACAAGCCACCGGAATCGTCGAACAGACCGTCCGCAAGGTGCTCCGGGACGTCCTCAACGAGGTGTCCTACCCGGCACAACCCACCCGGGCTGCGCCCCCGCCACCCAGTGAGGGCGACACCCCGCCACCGCCTGAACAAGGTGGCGGCGGCGCAACAACCCTGCCTCCCGCCGTTGCGACCGCACTCCAGGCGGTACTTAACAGCCTCTCCCCCGAGCAGGCCCAAGCCCTCGCCGGCTTCTTCGAGGCCATGGGCGGCCAGCCGGGCCGCGGCGAGGATGCGTGGGAGGAAGCCACACCATTGACCGAGGAGGAGATCGCGGAAGCGAGCACCCGCCCCGATGTACCGGACAATCCCTGA
- a CDS encoding alpha/beta hydrolase, whose translation MITANPAPPGASVTWIRTRDNLKLRVARWRCGARSVGTVAILPGRAEFIEKYFEVVRELLERNLDVVVLDWRGQGRSDRVLCDPGKCHVNDFRAYERDLEALCEQVLGPSCRKPWFALGHSMGGALLLAHARERPARFARLVLTAPMLDIHSKLLPYALSFVPNVLALLGLKTTLVPGGCREPYESAGLSGVVLTSDAGRLQRSLAVIKAAPELAVGDPTIGWVCAARRFTRQFKSAGFARGILAPVLIVTGDQDSVVDTSAARRFAAQLRAGQFVSLPGAHHDILMEGDPIRARFWEAFDAFLAGR comes from the coding sequence GTGATCACCGCCAACCCCGCGCCTCCGGGTGCCAGCGTTACCTGGATCAGGACCCGGGATAACCTGAAGCTACGCGTGGCGCGCTGGCGCTGTGGGGCCCGCTCCGTTGGCACGGTGGCCATTCTGCCAGGCCGGGCCGAATTCATCGAAAAATACTTCGAAGTGGTTCGCGAGTTGCTTGAGCGGAACCTGGACGTCGTGGTTCTGGACTGGCGTGGGCAAGGTCGCTCCGACCGCGTGTTGTGCGACCCCGGCAAATGCCACGTCAACGATTTCCGGGCCTATGAGCGCGATCTTGAAGCCCTGTGCGAACAGGTGCTTGGGCCTTCGTGCCGGAAACCTTGGTTTGCCCTCGGCCACTCCATGGGTGGCGCCCTTCTGCTTGCCCACGCCCGGGAACGGCCGGCACGGTTTGCGCGCCTGGTCTTGACCGCCCCGATGCTCGACATCCACAGCAAGCTCCTGCCCTACGCCTTGAGCTTCGTTCCAAACGTCCTCGCGCTGTTGGGATTGAAGACCACCCTGGTGCCCGGCGGTTGCCGCGAGCCTTATGAGTCTGCCGGCCTTTCGGGGGTGGTGTTAACGTCGGACGCGGGGCGCCTGCAACGATCGCTGGCCGTGATTAAAGCAGCCCCGGAATTGGCGGTGGGTGATCCGACGATCGGCTGGGTTTGCGCCGCCCGCCGATTTACGCGGCAGTTCAAAAGCGCGGGGTTTGCCCGTGGGATCCTCGCCCCGGTCCTGATTGTCACAGGAGACCAAGACTCCGTGGTCGATACATCGGCGGCGAGACGTTTCGCAGCCCAGTTGAGGGCGGGCCAGTTCGTCTCGCTGCCGGGTGCGCACCATGACATCCTGATGGAAGGCGACCCGATCCGTGCCCGGTTCTGGGAAGCCTTCGATGCCTTCCTGGCTGGCCGCTAA
- a CDS encoding PLP-dependent aminotransferase family protein, giving the protein MTLRLLDDNPSLSLVDRMVAGIQRAIDTGHLRPGMRLPSIRRFAAEQGVSRFTVVEAYDRLVAQGVLVSKRGAGFYVAPEAAEPPAEERGCPLDRAVDTVWLIRGHLASECLEIKPGSGYLPEDWLDQEGFRRSLRTLARDTGPAWTQAADPKGYPPLVEQVRRMLADCGIGAHPKQILLTRGGTGALQLIARYLIAPGDAILVEDPGYYLLFSDLRLSGAELVGVPRRADGPDLEVLESLARQYRPRLFFLQSLLHNPTGTSLSAASAYRLLQLAERHNFHLVENDAYAALAPETATRLAALDQLQRVIYLGSFSKVLSPSLPVGYIACHPDLAEALTDLKMLSGLAAPDLAERLVHTWLAQGRHRKHLERLRERLRKALGETAARLADAGLTLFHVPEDGWFLWARLPEALDSARLAREALAEGLMFAPGNVFSPHPEPSPWLRFNAARSNDPRIYRFLAQALEREMRPVREPA; this is encoded by the coding sequence ATGACTCTACGCCTTCTCGATGACAATCCGAGCCTGTCGCTGGTCGATCGCATGGTCGCCGGCATCCAGCGCGCCATCGACACGGGGCACTTGCGCCCGGGGATGCGCCTGCCGTCGATCCGGCGCTTCGCCGCCGAGCAAGGCGTGAGCCGCTTCACCGTGGTGGAAGCCTACGATCGGCTGGTGGCGCAGGGGGTTCTGGTTTCCAAGCGGGGCGCCGGGTTCTATGTCGCCCCGGAGGCCGCCGAGCCGCCCGCCGAGGAGCGCGGCTGCCCCTTGGACCGGGCCGTGGACACGGTCTGGTTGATCCGCGGGCACCTCGCCAGCGAATGCCTGGAAATCAAGCCGGGCAGCGGCTATCTGCCGGAGGATTGGCTCGACCAGGAGGGATTCCGGCGCAGCCTCAGGACGCTGGCCCGCGACACCGGACCGGCCTGGACCCAGGCCGCCGATCCTAAAGGCTATCCGCCCTTGGTCGAGCAGGTGCGGCGCATGTTGGCCGACTGCGGCATCGGCGCGCATCCCAAGCAAATCCTCCTGACCCGGGGCGGGACCGGCGCCTTGCAGCTCATCGCCCGCTACCTGATCGCGCCGGGCGATGCGATCCTGGTGGAAGACCCCGGCTACTACCTGTTGTTCTCCGACCTCAGGCTGTCCGGGGCCGAACTCGTGGGCGTGCCGCGCCGCGCCGACGGACCCGACCTCGAAGTCCTGGAATCCCTGGCCCGGCAATACCGTCCCCGGCTGTTTTTCCTGCAGAGCCTGTTGCACAACCCGACCGGCACCAGCCTGAGCGCGGCCAGCGCCTATCGGCTCCTGCAGCTCGCCGAGCGGCACAATTTCCATCTGGTGGAAAACGACGCCTACGCCGCCTTGGCGCCGGAAACCGCCACCCGCCTGGCGGCCCTGGACCAACTCCAGCGGGTCATTTACCTCGGTAGTTTCTCCAAGGTGCTGTCGCCCTCCCTGCCGGTGGGCTACATCGCTTGCCATCCAGACCTGGCCGAGGCGCTCACCGACCTCAAGATGCTGTCCGGCCTCGCCGCCCCTGACCTCGCCGAGCGCCTGGTCCACACCTGGCTGGCGCAGGGCCGCCACCGCAAGCACCTGGAGCGGCTCCGGGAGCGGCTCCGCAAGGCCCTGGGGGAGACTGCCGCCCGCCTCGCCGACGCCGGCTTGACCCTGTTCCATGTGCCCGAGGACGGCTGGTTCCTGTGGGCGCGGCTGCCGGAAGCGCTGGACAGCGCGCGGTTGGCCCGGGAAGCTCTGGCCGAGGGCCTGATGTTCGCGCCGGGCAACGTGTTCTCCCCACACCCCGAGCCCAGCCCCTGGCTGCGCTTCAATGCCGCCCGCTCGAACGACCCGCGCATTTACCGCTTTCTGGCGCAGGCCCTGGAGCGCGAGATGCGCCCGGTCCGCGAGCCCGCCTGA
- a CDS encoding Rieske (2Fe-2S) protein, with protein sequence MSELFAICRTNEIEEEQGHGFWLARRDDKGEVKPWPILVTRKGSRFFAFENACPHTGERLDTVPGEFMDQDRNFLTCGRHGAQFDLDTGRCFIGPCQGQYLTPVALVIDDGDVCVTGVDLAEEDGLDRGD encoded by the coding sequence ATGAGCGAGCTTTTTGCCATCTGCCGGACCAACGAGATCGAAGAGGAGCAGGGCCACGGCTTTTGGTTAGCGCGGCGGGACGACAAGGGCGAGGTGAAGCCCTGGCCGATTCTCGTCACCCGCAAGGGCAGCCGGTTTTTCGCCTTCGAAAACGCCTGCCCCCATACCGGCGAGCGCCTGGACACCGTACCCGGCGAGTTCATGGACCAGGACCGGAACTTTCTGACCTGCGGCCGCCATGGAGCGCAATTCGACCTCGACACCGGGCGGTGTTTCATCGGCCCTTGCCAAGGCCAGTACCTGACCCCGGTCGCCCTGGTCATCGACGATGGCGACGTGTGTGTCACCGGCGTGGATTTGGCCGAAGAGGATGGTTTAGACCGAGGCGATTGA
- a CDS encoding Rieske (2Fe-2S) protein — protein MAFQDVCKQSYIAEGELVPIKVGKQEIVIMWADGGEPKAYEARCPHEGVSLGQGDFNGRLLYCIAHGWVFDGRNGRSLQPAGWQMKEYPLRIHNGMVQVDLSP, from the coding sequence ATGGCTTTTCAAGACGTCTGCAAGCAGAGCTACATCGCCGAAGGGGAATTGGTGCCCATTAAAGTGGGCAAGCAGGAGATCGTCATCATGTGGGCGGATGGCGGTGAGCCCAAGGCCTATGAGGCCCGTTGCCCCCATGAGGGCGTATCCTTGGGGCAGGGCGATTTCAACGGCCGTCTCCTTTACTGCATCGCCCACGGCTGGGTGTTCGACGGCCGCAACGGGCGTTCTCTGCAGCCCGCCGGTTGGCAGATGAAGGAGTATCCCCTGCGCATCCACAATGGCATGGTGCAGGTGGATCTTTCCCCGTGA
- a CDS encoding alkene reductase, producing MTEPASIDLFTPLRMGPYTLENRLVMAPMTRNRAGPGNVPTELNASYYAQRATAGLIITEATQVSPQGVGYPNTPGIHSPEQVAGWRRVTDAVHERGGIIFLQLWHAGRISHPSLQPDGALPIAPSALQPSGNAVTYEGLQPFVRPRALAAEDIPAVIEQFQAGAENARLAGFDGVEFHAANGYLIDQFLRDGSNHRTDRYGGSVENRARFLLELIEAVIPVWGPGRVGVRLSPQSAFNDMRDSDPAQLFGYVAERLNDYPLAYLHVIQVDENATGTEFQDLRPRFDFQRLRRLFKGIYMANGDFDRARAERALAQGEADLVAFGRLFLANPDLPERFRRNAKLNTWDRATFYGGDARGYTDYPTLDEEARRRV from the coding sequence ATGACCGAGCCAGCTTCCATCGATCTCTTCACGCCCCTTCGGATGGGGCCCTATACCCTCGAAAACCGCCTGGTGATGGCCCCCATGACGCGGAACCGGGCGGGACCCGGCAACGTTCCGACCGAGCTCAACGCCAGCTATTACGCCCAGCGCGCCACGGCGGGGCTGATCATCACCGAGGCCACCCAGGTCTCGCCTCAGGGGGTGGGCTATCCCAACACCCCCGGCATCCACAGCCCCGAGCAGGTGGCGGGCTGGCGACGGGTGACCGACGCGGTGCATGAACGGGGCGGGATCATTTTCCTGCAGCTCTGGCATGCGGGCCGCATTTCCCATCCCTCGCTGCAGCCGGACGGCGCCCTGCCGATCGCGCCTTCGGCCCTGCAACCTTCGGGCAATGCCGTTACCTACGAAGGCTTGCAGCCGTTCGTGCGGCCCCGGGCGCTCGCTGCCGAGGACATTCCGGCCGTGATCGAGCAGTTCCAGGCGGGCGCCGAGAACGCCCGGCTGGCGGGATTCGACGGGGTCGAATTCCATGCCGCGAACGGCTATCTCATCGACCAGTTCCTGCGCGACGGAAGCAACCACCGCACCGACCGCTACGGCGGCTCGGTGGAGAATCGGGCACGGTTCCTGCTTGAACTTATCGAGGCGGTGATTCCGGTCTGGGGTCCGGGCCGGGTCGGGGTCCGGCTGTCGCCCCAGAGCGCCTTCAACGACATGCGCGACTCCGATCCGGCCCAGTTGTTCGGCTACGTGGCGGAACGGTTGAACGATTACCCCTTGGCCTACCTGCACGTGATCCAGGTCGATGAGAACGCCACCGGAACCGAGTTCCAGGACCTCCGCCCGCGTTTCGATTTCCAACGCCTGCGCCGGCTCTTCAAGGGCATCTACATGGCCAACGGCGACTTCGACCGGGCGCGGGCGGAACGGGCGCTGGCCCAGGGCGAAGCCGATCTGGTCGCCTTCGGCCGGCTGTTTCTGGCCAATCCGGACCTTCCCGAGCGGTTCCGCCGCAACGCCAAGCTCAACACCTGGGACCGGGCCACCTTCTATGGCGGCGACGCGCGGGGTTATACGGATTACCCCACCTTGGACGAGGAGGCAAGGCGACGGGTGTGA
- a CDS encoding DM9 repeat-containing protein: MELRNLFAIKSGVPFNRWAALAGLVLSGPAAADDGRIQGGWDTDGTPLYVCIARHGDGSHQPGKLRGDKCFYGWGGREYATSDYRVVTPPKGYHAIWYTYIPGDHPNPRYRGDEAYWPAGIDSDGTRLFVCAAFVPRCNANSSDRTCPPGATRQGAQIAPGKMREVPGMDPGDEGGTNCHISWGGKEYIIPGKTSEYILELVFSKKYECGQYPGYESVCVPPWN; the protein is encoded by the coding sequence ATGGAGCTTCGCAATCTGTTCGCCATTAAATCTGGAGTGCCGTTCAACCGGTGGGCCGCCCTGGCGGGCCTGGTCCTGAGCGGTCCGGCTGCAGCCGATGACGGCAGAATCCAGGGTGGCTGGGATACGGACGGTACCCCCCTCTATGTGTGCATTGCCCGCCATGGGGACGGCAGCCATCAGCCGGGCAAGCTCCGGGGTGACAAGTGCTTCTATGGCTGGGGCGGCCGCGAGTATGCCACCTCGGACTACAGAGTGGTGACACCACCCAAGGGATACCATGCGATATGGTATACATACATCCCTGGGGATCATCCTAATCCAAGGTATCGTGGGGACGAAGCCTACTGGCCGGCCGGAATCGACTCCGACGGTACGCGATTGTTCGTTTGTGCTGCCTTTGTACCCCGATGTAACGCTAATTCCTCTGACCGGACCTGCCCGCCTGGAGCCACAAGGCAGGGAGCCCAAATCGCACCCGGCAAAATGAGGGAAGTTCCCGGAATGGACCCCGGGGACGAAGGGGGAACTAACTGCCACATTTCCTGGGGCGGCAAGGAGTACATCATTCCAGGTAAGACGAGTGAGTATATTTTAGAGTTAGTGTTCTCAAAAAAATACGAGTGCGGGCAGTATCCCGGTTACGAGTCGGTCTGCGTCCCACCCTGGAACTGA
- a CDS encoding SRPBCC family protein yields MTETVIVTKVIKVPADRVWTAISGIGGLERWFPVIARCRVEGEGVGAVRVLELTGGGEIRDRIERIDHGARRFHYLRTDHPFPVTRYVGTVEVGDGGDGQAEVAWSVEIDVTAEARDEMVGFLKGALSDGIDGIERDLQGA; encoded by the coding sequence ATGACCGAAACCGTGATCGTCACCAAAGTCATCAAGGTGCCCGCCGACCGGGTGTGGACCGCCATCAGCGGCATCGGCGGGCTCGAACGCTGGTTTCCAGTCATCGCCCGGTGCCGGGTGGAGGGTGAAGGCGTCGGGGCGGTGCGGGTGCTCGAGCTGACGGGCGGCGGCGAGATCAGGGACCGCATTGAACGCATCGACCATGGCGCGAGGCGCTTCCACTATCTCCGTACCGACCATCCGTTTCCGGTAACCCGCTATGTGGGCACGGTGGAGGTCGGCGATGGGGGCGATGGCCAAGCGGAGGTGGCCTGGTCGGTCGAGATCGATGTCACGGCCGAAGCCCGCGACGAAATGGTCGGTTTTCTGAAGGGCGCACTGTCCGACGGTATCGACGGTATCGAGCGGGACTTGCAGGGCGCGTAA
- a CDS encoding SDR family oxidoreductase — translation MATDRKTALVTGASRGIGRAIAERLAADGATVVINYARHRDAAEAAVAAIAAGGGRVLAIQADVAKPAEARRLFEEAEAAAGPIDIVVANAAVFLAKPLAESTEEDYEQVFAVNTKGVFFTLQEAARRVRDGGRIIAVSTCGTRLYFPHASLYLGSKGAVEQFVRTLSRELGSRRITVNALAPGFTDTDMLHDDQARALGVALSPFQRLGTPKDVADVAGFLASEAARWITGQTVDAAGGVV, via the coding sequence ATGGCAACCGACAGGAAAACCGCTCTGGTCACCGGAGCCTCGCGCGGCATCGGCCGCGCCATCGCCGAACGGCTCGCCGCCGACGGCGCGACCGTGGTCATCAACTACGCACGGCATCGGGATGCGGCCGAAGCCGCCGTCGCAGCGATCGCCGCAGGCGGCGGCCGGGTCCTGGCGATCCAGGCCGACGTGGCGAAGCCCGCCGAGGCGCGGCGGCTGTTCGAGGAGGCGGAAGCGGCGGCGGGACCCATCGACATCGTGGTGGCCAACGCCGCCGTGTTTCTCGCCAAACCCCTCGCCGAAAGCACCGAGGAAGACTACGAGCAAGTGTTCGCCGTCAACACGAAAGGCGTATTCTTCACCTTGCAGGAGGCCGCCCGCCGGGTGCGGGACGGCGGCCGGATCATCGCCGTATCGACCTGCGGGACCCGGCTGTATTTCCCGCATGCCTCGCTCTATCTGGGCAGCAAGGGGGCGGTCGAGCAATTCGTGCGGACCCTCTCCCGCGAGTTGGGTTCCCGCCGGATCACCGTGAACGCCCTGGCCCCCGGATTCACCGACACCGACATGCTGCATGACGACCAAGCCCGCGCCCTGGGGGTCGCGCTCTCGCCCTTCCAGCGCCTCGGTACACCGAAGGACGTGGCGGACGTGGCCGGTTTCCTGGCGAGCGAGGCGGCCCGCTGGATCACCGGACAGACCGTGGACGCGGCCGGCGGCGTGGTGTGA
- a CDS encoding YybH family protein, with translation MPATVPDHLCRLFQQAMAAGDIEAVLNLYDPDAVFVNAAGTIIKGSHGLRQALAPLAAAQTRFDFVIKQVVQAGDIALMHTAWTVSGPEPLHVYALEVARRQGDGTWRWLIGDPYTVGRQVGAG, from the coding sequence ATGCCCGCAACCGTTCCCGACCACCTCTGCCGCCTGTTCCAACAGGCCATGGCCGCAGGGGACATAGAAGCAGTGCTAAACCTTTACGACCCGGACGCCGTGTTCGTGAATGCGGCGGGAACGATCATCAAGGGCAGCCACGGCTTGAGGCAGGCGTTGGCCCCTTTGGCGGCCGCGCAGACGCGCTTCGATTTCGTCATCAAACAGGTCGTCCAGGCCGGGGACATCGCCTTGATGCATACCGCCTGGACGGTATCGGGACCAGAGCCGCTGCACGTATATGCGCTCGAGGTCGCCCGTCGCCAAGGGGACGGGACCTGGCGCTGGCTTATCGGTGATCCCTATACCGTCGGCCGACAGGTGGGCGCTGGATAG